From a single Anaerolineaceae bacterium oral taxon 439 genomic region:
- a CDS encoding Lsa family ABC-F type ribosomal protection protein, which yields MAMIKVENLTFAYPGIYRNIFENCSFRIDTDWKLGLVGRNGRGKTTLLNLLLDKYKYNGQIISSVKFDYFPCPVPDKKRPVLEIMANISPTAREWELLRELAYLEVDADILNRRFDTLSNGEQTKVLLAAFFLNEGRFQLIDEPTDHLDLNARKTVAAYLKRKKGFILVSHDRAFLDDCVDHILSLNKTSIDVQNGNFSTWMKAFEDRQAYETAQNEQLRKEIRRLHEAARRTAAWSDRVESMKTGNGPVDRGYIGHKAAKMMKRSTAISARQEKAIEEKSALLKNVERADDLKITPLPHHAQTLAQFSNITIYSDEKPVCGPVSFEIDQGARLALAGKNGSGKSSLLKLLLGQDISYSGTLRLASGLIISYVPQDPTGLSGSLNEFTTHHALDKILFNSLLSKLDFGRAQYETDIATYSLGQKKKVLIAKSLCERAHLYVWDEPLNYVDIYSRMQIEQLILRFGPTMIFVEHDRAFQKAAATRTVEIQSSVKKPEKSEKESPRIML from the coding sequence ATGGCAATGATTAAAGTTGAAAATCTGACTTTCGCGTACCCTGGAATATACCGAAATATTTTTGAGAATTGCAGCTTCCGGATCGATACGGATTGGAAACTCGGCCTTGTCGGCAGGAACGGTCGGGGCAAAACAACATTACTGAATTTACTTCTCGATAAATACAAATACAACGGGCAAATCATCAGCTCGGTAAAATTCGATTATTTTCCCTGCCCGGTTCCGGATAAAAAACGCCCCGTCCTCGAAATTATGGCCAATATCAGCCCGACAGCGCGGGAATGGGAGCTTCTGCGTGAGCTCGCTTATCTGGAGGTCGACGCGGATATTCTTAACCGGCGCTTCGATACGCTTTCAAACGGCGAGCAGACAAAAGTCCTTTTGGCGGCATTCTTCTTAAATGAAGGCCGGTTTCAATTGATCGACGAACCGACGGATCATCTCGATCTTAACGCGCGCAAAACTGTCGCCGCATATTTGAAACGGAAGAAAGGATTTATCCTCGTCTCGCATGACCGCGCCTTCCTGGACGACTGCGTGGATCATATCCTGTCGTTGAATAAAACGTCGATCGACGTTCAAAACGGGAATTTTTCGACCTGGATGAAGGCTTTTGAAGACCGGCAGGCTTACGAAACGGCGCAAAACGAACAGCTCCGTAAAGAAATCCGTCGGTTACACGAAGCGGCGCGGCGAACCGCGGCCTGGTCGGATCGCGTCGAATCGATGAAAACCGGGAACGGCCCGGTCGATCGCGGCTACATCGGTCATAAAGCCGCCAAAATGATGAAGCGGTCAACCGCGATCAGCGCGCGGCAGGAGAAAGCGATCGAAGAAAAATCAGCGCTGTTGAAAAACGTCGAAAGGGCGGATGACCTGAAAATCACCCCGCTTCCGCACCATGCGCAAACGCTGGCGCAATTTTCAAACATAACGATTTATTCTGATGAGAAACCTGTCTGCGGGCCGGTTTCGTTCGAGATCGACCAGGGCGCACGTCTGGCGCTGGCCGGAAAGAACGGCAGCGGGAAAAGCAGTTTGTTAAAATTGCTGTTGGGGCAGGATATCTCTTACAGCGGAACGCTCCGTCTCGCCTCGGGACTGATCATTTCTTACGTTCCCCAGGATCCGACCGGCTTATCCGGATCGCTGAACGAATTCACGACCCATCACGCTCTCGACAAAATCCTGTTCAATTCGCTGCTGAGCAAGCTGGATTTCGGCCGGGCTCAATATGAAACCGATATCGCGACGTATTCGCTCGGACAGAAAAAGAAAGTCCTGATCGCGAAAAGCCTCTGCGAACGGGCGCACCTGTACGTCTGGGACGAACCCCTCAATTATGTCGATATTTATTCGCGGATGCAGATCGAGCAGCTGATCCTGCGCTTCGGACCGACAATGATCTTCGTTGAACATGACCGGGCGTTTCAGAAAGCGGCTGCGACGCGGACAGTCGAGATTCAGTCATCGGTAAAAAAACCAGAAAAAAGCGAGAAGGAAAGCCCGCGGATTATGTTATAA
- a CDS encoding sodium-translocating pyrophosphatase, producing the protein MSNTVAWLVFSLICGIGSLGLGSYLFYWVSKQDDGTDRSREVARWIHEGAQAYLKKLYTALIIVAAIMAVFLFVVYSIEHGRGLETAICYLIGAICSAAAGYMGMEIAVRANVRSAVAAQTDLNKSFNVAFRGGAVMGFAVVGIATIGMSIIYLITKDAQLVLAYSLGASSFALLAKAGGGIYTKTADIAADLVGKVEVGIPEDDPRNPAVVADNVGDNVGDVAGMGGDIFDSYVAASVAAMLLGAAMRDEFYTTLPLLLCGLGILASIIGSYFVKVEENGKPSKALNLGTILTCAIFAVLMAIAILLTPGIANGFIWAIVVGTAVGVIIGQTTEFFTSDEYAPVKLTAEYSKSGPAITIIAGISYGLVSIVPSIVGIVVAMIVAFFAAGGNINFDAGIYGVGIASVGMLAVSGMIVSADAYGPIVDNARGIAEMSSMDQEVIDRCDILDSAGNTAKAITKGFSIAAAALTVLALFAAFISEINQAMGGGFDRSVLSIVDPLILAGLFIGGICPPLFSALLMLSVTGGAFKMIEEIRAQFRAEPGILEGKVKPNYNRCISLAAQGALTSLIWPAIIAIVLPLIVGFVLGPTGLTGFLGGAIIVGVIFALFMSNSGGLWDNAKKFIETGECGGKGSEAHKSGVIGDTVGDPFKDTAGPSINTLITVMSLVASTFAPIIANFNLPNLLK; encoded by the coding sequence ATGAGTAATACGGTTGCATGGTTAGTTTTTAGTTTGATCTGCGGTATTGGATCGTTAGGTCTCGGTTCATACCTGTTCTATTGGGTCAGCAAACAGGACGACGGGACGGATCGGTCCCGCGAAGTCGCCCGCTGGATCCATGAAGGCGCTCAGGCGTACCTGAAAAAGCTGTACACCGCGCTGATTATCGTTGCGGCGATCATGGCGGTCTTCCTCTTCGTCGTTTACAGCATCGAGCACGGCCGCGGGCTTGAAACCGCGATCTGCTACCTGATCGGCGCGATCTGCTCTGCTGCCGCCGGCTACATGGGCATGGAAATCGCCGTCCGCGCGAACGTCCGCAGCGCCGTCGCCGCTCAAACAGACCTGAATAAATCGTTCAACGTCGCGTTCCGCGGCGGCGCAGTGATGGGTTTCGCGGTCGTCGGGATCGCGACAATCGGCATGAGCATTATTTACCTGATTACCAAAGACGCGCAGCTCGTTCTCGCGTATTCACTCGGCGCGTCTTCGTTCGCGCTGCTCGCAAAAGCTGGCGGTGGTATCTATACGAAAACAGCTGATATTGCCGCCGATCTTGTCGGAAAAGTCGAAGTCGGGATTCCGGAAGACGATCCGCGCAACCCCGCCGTCGTTGCGGATAACGTCGGCGATAACGTCGGCGATGTCGCCGGCATGGGCGGCGATATTTTCGACAGCTACGTCGCCGCTTCCGTCGCCGCGATGCTTCTCGGCGCCGCGATGAGGGACGAATTTTACACGACGCTGCCGCTGCTCCTCTGCGGACTGGGGATTCTCGCTTCCATTATCGGTTCTTACTTCGTCAAAGTTGAAGAAAATGGGAAACCGAGCAAAGCGCTCAATCTGGGTACCATTTTAACCTGCGCCATTTTCGCGGTCCTGATGGCGATTGCGATCCTGCTGACGCCGGGAATCGCGAACGGCTTTATCTGGGCGATCGTTGTCGGGACTGCCGTCGGCGTTATTATCGGACAGACGACCGAATTCTTTACTTCGGACGAATACGCGCCGGTCAAATTGACCGCTGAATACTCGAAATCGGGGCCCGCGATTACGATTATCGCCGGGATCTCCTACGGTCTCGTTTCGATCGTTCCGTCGATCGTCGGAATCGTCGTCGCGATGATCGTTGCCTTCTTCGCCGCCGGCGGCAATATCAACTTTGACGCCGGAATTTACGGCGTTGGGATCGCTTCGGTCGGGATGCTTGCCGTTTCCGGCATGATCGTTTCCGCCGACGCTTATGGCCCGATTGTGGATAACGCCCGCGGTATCGCGGAAATGTCCTCGATGGATCAGGAAGTTATCGACCGCTGCGACATCCTGGACTCCGCCGGGAACACGGCGAAAGCCATCACCAAAGGTTTCTCGATCGCCGCGGCCGCGCTGACCGTTCTGGCGCTCTTCGCAGCGTTCATCAGCGAAATTAACCAGGCGATGGGCGGCGGCTTCGACCGCAGCGTCTTATCCATCGTCGATCCGCTTATCCTCGCCGGGCTCTTTATCGGCGGTATCTGCCCGCCGTTGTTCTCGGCGCTGCTGATGCTCTCCGTTACCGGCGGCGCGTTTAAAATGATCGAAGAAATCCGCGCGCAATTCCGTGCCGAGCCGGGCATCCTCGAAGGGAAGGTCAAACCGAATTACAATCGCTGTATCAGTCTGGCCGCCCAAGGCGCGCTGACGTCGCTGATCTGGCCCGCGATTATCGCGATCGTGCTCCCGTTGATCGTCGGGTTCGTTCTCGGCCCGACCGGCCTGACCGGGTTCCTCGGCGGCGCGATTATCGTCGGCGTTATCTTCGCCCTCTTCATGTCGAATTCCGGCGGTCTCTGGGATAACGCGAAGAAATTCATCGAGACCGGCGAATGCGGCGGGAAGGGTTCCGAGGCCCATAAATCCGGCGTCATCGGCGACACCGTCGGCGATCCGTTCAAGGATACCGCCGGCCCGTCGATCAACACGCTGATCACGGTTATGTCGCTCGTCGCGTCGACGTTTGCCCCGATTATTGCGAACTTCAACCTGCCGAATCTTCTTAAATAG
- a CDS encoding 2-deoxy-D-gluconate 3-dehydrogenase, with protein MQFFSLNNRKAFVTGGTRGLGKSMAEGLMEAGAEVVIAGRGESVEEVAAEFRERGFRCQGVRMDLSDRIDRERGFFEALTLLGGRIDILVNSAGMQRRHPSEAFPIEDWDQMLEVNLTAPFHLCQLAGREMLKVGYGKIINLSSMNAFFGGSTIPAYAAGKGGINQLTKTLCNDWACRGINVNAIAPGYMATEMNAALMDPANPRFEEITKRIPAKRWGAPEDMKGLCVFLASDASSYINGAVIPIDGGYLAKS; from the coding sequence ATGCAGTTTTTTTCTTTGAACAATCGAAAAGCATTCGTAACCGGTGGGACGCGCGGTTTAGGAAAAAGCATGGCGGAAGGGCTGATGGAAGCCGGCGCCGAGGTTGTCATCGCCGGGCGCGGGGAATCGGTTGAAGAGGTTGCGGCTGAGTTCCGGGAGCGCGGTTTCCGCTGTCAGGGCGTGCGGATGGACCTGTCGGATCGGATCGATCGCGAGCGCGGTTTTTTTGAAGCGTTAACGCTTTTGGGCGGGCGGATCGATATTCTTGTCAATTCCGCCGGAATGCAGCGCAGGCATCCCAGCGAAGCGTTTCCGATCGAAGACTGGGATCAGATGCTTGAAGTGAACCTGACCGCCCCATTTCATCTTTGCCAGCTGGCGGGGCGTGAGATGCTGAAGGTCGGGTATGGGAAGATCATCAATTTATCGTCGATGAACGCTTTTTTCGGCGGCTCGACGATTCCGGCGTACGCGGCCGGGAAAGGCGGGATCAACCAGCTGACGAAGACGCTGTGCAACGATTGGGCATGCCGGGGAATCAACGTCAACGCGATCGCTCCGGGATACATGGCGACGGAGATGAACGCGGCGCTGATGGATCCGGCGAATCCGCGTTTCGAGGAGATTACGAAGCGGATCCCGGCGAAACGATGGGGCGCGCCGGAGGACATGAAGGGGCTCTGCGTCTTCCTGGCGTCCGATGCATCGTCGTATATCAATGGGGCGGTTATTCCGATTGACGGGGGGTATTTAGCGAAGTCTTAA